A stretch of Numenius arquata chromosome 11, bNumArq3.hap1.1, whole genome shotgun sequence DNA encodes these proteins:
- the KCNMB1 gene encoding calcium-activated potassium channel subunit beta-1, producing the protein MLGKKLVTAQKRGETRALCLGLGMVACSMMMYFFIGITIVPFYTKSVWTAETMCKVLKANINYKVLCPNGEGLEDEDIFPYPCLQVWVNLTASGQEVMLYQTEDTQERNPKCSYVPDKSDNSKEVKARIETIASNFKKYQTFPCYYDPGGTQTTVILSRLYPPKGLLFAFLWPTLMFTGGCLIIVLVKISQYFSVLSARQ; encoded by the exons ATGTTGGGAAAAAAGTTGGTGACGGCACAGAAGCGAGGGGAGACAAGAGCCCTGTGCCTGGGACTGGGAATGGTCGCGTGCTCCATGATGATGTACTTTTTTATTGGGATCACCATTGTGCCATTCTACACTAAAAG tgTTTGGACAGCAGAAACTATGTGCAAGGTACTCAAAGCCAACATCAACTACAAAGTTCTCTGCCCAAACGGTGAAGGCTTGGAGGATGAGGATATCTTCCCTTATCCCTGTCTACAGGTGTGGGTTAATCTGACAGCCTCAGGACAAGAGGTTATGCTGTATCAGACTGAAGATACACAGGAAAGAAATCCTAAG TGCTCATATGTTCCAGACAAGTCAGACAACTCTAAAGAAGTTAAAGCACGAATAGAAACAATTGCAAGCAATTTCAAAAAATACCAGACTTTCCCGTGCTACTATGACCCAGGTGGAACGCAGACCACTGTCATTTTAAGCAGACTTTATCCCCCGAAAGGcctcctctttgctttcctttggcCTACACTCATGTTTACTGGCGGATGTCTGATTATTGTTCTGGTAAAAATAAGtcagtatttttctgttctttctgctcgGCAGTAG